ACTCGCCAACGAGGCGCTGCGCTTCCTCCACCTGCCCACGTCCAACTGGACCAACGGCGCCGACACCGCGCTGATATCCCTGGTCGTCGTCGCCACCTGGGCCAACATGGGCGGCACCGTGCTCATCTACCTGGCCGCCCTCCAGTCCGTCCCCGGCGAACTGTACGAGGCCGCAGAACTGGACGGGGCGAGCCTGCTCCAGCGCATCCGCCATGTGACCGTCCCGCAGACCAGGTTCGTCATCCTCATGCTGATGCTGCTGCAGATCATCGCCACCATGCAGGTGTTCACCGAACCCTTCGTGATCACCGGCGGCGGCCCGGAGAACTCGACCGTCACCGTCCTCTACCTCATCTACAAGTACGCCTTCCTCTACAACGACTTCGGCGGCGCCTGCGCGCTGAGCGTGATGCTCCTCGCCCTGCTCGGCGTGTTCTCCGCCGTCTACCTCCGTCTCACCCGCTCCGGAGAGGAGGCCGCATGAGCACCCGCACCCTGGTGTCCCCGGCCGTCCTGGCCCGCCCGCGCGGCAGAGCCGTCTACTGGGCCGTGTTCACCGGCGTCGTCGTGCTGTTCGCGCTCGCCTTCCTGTTCCCCGTCTACTGGATGGCGAGCGGTGCGATGAAGTCACCGGACGAGGTGGCCCGCACCCCGCCCACCCTGGTCCCGGAGAGCTGGAGCACCAGCGGCTACACCGACGCCTGGGAACTGATGCGACTGCCGGTCCACCTGTGGAACACGGTGGTGCAGGCGGCCGGCGCCTGGCTGTTCCAGCTGGTGTTCTGCACCGCCGCCGCCTACGCCCTGTCGAGGCTGCGGCCCGCCTTCGGCACGCTGGTCCTCGGCGGCATCCTCGCCACGCTGATGGTGCCGGCGCAGGCCCTGGTCGTACCGAAGTACCTGACCGTGGCGGACCTCGGCCTGCTGAACGACCCGCTCGCCATCTGGCTGCCGGCCGTCGCCAACGCCTTCAACCTGTACCTGCTCAAACGGTTCTTCGACCAGCTGCCCCGGGACGTGCTCGAGGCCGCCGAGATGGACGGCGCGGGGAAGCTCCGCACCCTGTGGTCGATCGTGCTGCCCATGTCGCGCCCGGTGCTCGGCGTGGTGTCGATCTTCGCCCTGGTCGCCGTGTGGCAGGACTTCCTGTGGCCGCTGATGGTCTTCTCCGACACCGGCCGGCAGCCGATCAGCGTGGCCCTCGTGCAACTGTCGCAGAACATCCAGCTGACCGTGCTGATCGCCGCCATGGTGATCGCCAGCATCCCCATGGTCGCGCTGTTCCTCGTCTTCCAGCGGCACATCATCGCCGGGATCAGCGCGGGCAGCACCAAGGGCTGACACCGCAGCCATCCACAGAAGAGAAAGGCACGCACCGTGGGACAGCCCACCCCTGCCCGCAACGACGACTGGTGGCGCTCCGCCGTCATCTACCAGGTGTACGTCCGCAGCTTCGCCGACGGCGACGGCGACGGCACCGGCGACCTCGCCGGCGTCCGCGCGCGACTGCCGTACCTCGCCGCACTCGGCGTGGACGCCCTCTGGTTCAACCCCTGGTACCTGTCCCCGATGAAGGACGGCGGCTACGACGTCGCCGACTACCGGGCGATCGACCCGGCCTTCGGCACCCTCGCCGAGGCGGAGAAACTCATCGCCGAGGCACGCGGACTGGGCATCCGCACGATCGCCGACATCGTGCCGAACCACGTCTCCGACCAGCACCCCTGGTTCCGGGCGGCGCTCGCCGGCGGGCCCGAACGGGAACTGTTCCACTTCCGGCCGGGCCGCGGTGAGCGCGGCGAACTCCCGCCGAACGACTGGCAGTCGGAGTTCGGCGGCCCCGCCTGGACCAGGGCGGCGGACGGCGACTGGTACCTCCATCTGTTCGCCCCCGAACAGCCCGACCTCGACTGGTCGCACCCCGCCGTCCGCCAGGAGCACGAGGACATCCTGCGGTTCTGGTTCGAGCGGGGCGTGGCCGGCGTCCGCATCGACTCCGCCGCGCTGCTGGTGAAGGACCCCCGGCTGCCGGACTTCGTGGCGGGCCGCGACCCGCACCCCTACGTCGACCGCGACGAACTCCACGACGTCTACCGGGGCTGGCGCGCCGTCGCCGACGAGTACGGCGGCGTCTTCGTCGGCGAGGTCTGGCTCCCGGACACCGAACGCTTCACCCGCTATCTCCGCCCCGACGAACTGCACACCGCGTTCAACTTCTCCTTCATGACCTGCCCCTG
The Streptomyces fungicidicus DNA segment above includes these coding regions:
- a CDS encoding carbohydrate ABC transporter permease, with the translated sequence MTKTAERPPAAVRDRPAGAPLPAADRRRRRLADQLRAYAFLVGGLVCFALFSWYPAIRAVVIAFQKYTPGSDPEWVGTANFTRVLNDPEFGAAWRNTLTFTLLALLLGFAVPFVLALVLNELRHAKAFFRVVVYLPVMIPPVVSALLWKWFYDPGAGLANEALRFLHLPTSNWTNGADTALISLVVVATWANMGGTVLIYLAALQSVPGELYEAAELDGASLLQRIRHVTVPQTRFVILMLMLLQIIATMQVFTEPFVITGGGPENSTVTVLYLIYKYAFLYNDFGGACALSVMLLALLGVFSAVYLRLTRSGEEAA
- a CDS encoding carbohydrate ABC transporter permease, translated to MSTRTLVSPAVLARPRGRAVYWAVFTGVVVLFALAFLFPVYWMASGAMKSPDEVARTPPTLVPESWSTSGYTDAWELMRLPVHLWNTVVQAAGAWLFQLVFCTAAAYALSRLRPAFGTLVLGGILATLMVPAQALVVPKYLTVADLGLLNDPLAIWLPAVANAFNLYLLKRFFDQLPRDVLEAAEMDGAGKLRTLWSIVLPMSRPVLGVVSIFALVAVWQDFLWPLMVFSDTGRQPISVALVQLSQNIQLTVLIAAMVIASIPMVALFLVFQRHIIAGISAGSTKG
- a CDS encoding glycoside hydrolase family 13 protein, translated to MGQPTPARNDDWWRSAVIYQVYVRSFADGDGDGTGDLAGVRARLPYLAALGVDALWFNPWYLSPMKDGGYDVADYRAIDPAFGTLAEAEKLIAEARGLGIRTIADIVPNHVSDQHPWFRAALAGGPERELFHFRPGRGERGELPPNDWQSEFGGPAWTRAADGDWYLHLFAPEQPDLDWSHPAVRQEHEDILRFWFERGVAGVRIDSAALLVKDPRLPDFVAGRDPHPYVDRDELHDVYRGWRAVADEYGGVFVGEVWLPDTERFTRYLRPDELHTAFNFSFMTCPWDAARLRASIEDTLAEHAPVGAPATWVLCNHDVTRTVTRYGRADTGFDFAAKTFGTPTDLALGTRRARAAALLSLALPGAVYVYQGEELGLPEAEIPRDRIEDPMHARSGGTDPGRDGCRVPLPWTADAPHAGFGGEPWLPQPAGWASYAADRQAGDPGSMLALYRAAIRLRPAFGDGPLTWLPAPDGVLAFSRGDGGHLCVVNLADEPAALPAHTSRLLGSAPLDPDGRLPKDTAVWLRA